One genomic region from Apodemus sylvaticus chromosome 1, mApoSyl1.1, whole genome shotgun sequence encodes:
- the Tpbgl gene encoding trophoblast glycoprotein-like codes for MAPRAGQRGLWSPLPGLLLLAAALSRSAAPCPFQCYCFGSPRLLLRCASGAELRQPPRDVPPDARNLTIVGANLTVLRAAAFAGGDEEATDGVRLPLLTALRLTHNNIEVVEDGAFDGLPSLAALDLSHNPLRALGSRAFRGLPALRSLLLNHALARGSPGMLDALDAALAPLAELRLLGLAGNALSRLPPAALRLPRLEQLDARVNALAGLGPDELRALERDGDLPQPRLLLADNPLSCGCNSRPLLAWLHNATERVPDARRLRCASPRVLLDQPLMDLDEARLGCSEGDAHESGEGIDAAGPELEASYVFFGLVLALIGLIFLMVLYLNRRGIQRWMRNLREACRDQMEGYHYRYEQDADPRRAPAPAAPAGSRATSPGSGL; via the coding sequence ATGGCCCCGCGCGCGGGACAGCGGGGACTCTGGAGCCCGCTGCCAGGGCTGCTGCTCTTGGCGGCGGCGCTGAGCCGGTCCGCCGCGCCCTGTCCCTTCCAGTGTTACTGCTTCGGCAGCCCCCGACTGCTGCTGCGCTGCGCGTCGGGCGCGGAGCTCCGGCAGCCACCCCGGGACGTGCCACCCGACGCGCGCAACCTCACCATCGTGGGCGCCAACCTGACCGTGCTGCGCGCCGCCGCCTTCGCGGGAGGGGACGAGGAGGCGACGGACGGCGTGCGCCTACCGCTCCTCACGGCGCTGCGCCTCACACACAACAACATCGAGGTGGTGGAGGACGGTGCCTTCGACGGGCTGCCCAGCCTGGCGGCACTCGACCTAAGCCACAACCCGCTACGCGCCCTGGGCTCCCGCGCCTTTCGCGGGCTGCCTGCGCTGCGCTCACTACTGCTCAATCACGCGCTGGCTCGGGGCAGCCCCGGGATGCTGGATGCACTGGACGCCGCTCTGGCTCCCCTGGCCGAGCTGCGCCTGCTGGGCTTGGCAGGCAATGCGCTGAGCCGCCTGCCACCCGCCGCGCTGCGCTTGCCGCGCCTGGAGCAGCTGGATGCGCGTGTCAACGCGCTAGCCGGCCTGGGCCCCGACGAGCTGCGCGCGCTCGAGCGCGATGGCGACTTGCCCCAGCCGCGCCTGCTGCTGGCAGACAACCCACTGAGCTGCGGGTGCAACTCGCGCCCCCTGCTGGCCTGGCTGCACAACGCCACCGAGCGCGTACCCGACGCGCGCCGCCTGCGCTGCGCTTCCCCGCGCGTACTGCTCGACCAGCCTCTGATGGACCTGGACGAGGCGCGGCTAGGCTGCTCCGAAGGCGATGCACACGAGAGCGGGGAAGGAATAGACGCCGCCGGACCGGAGTTGGAAGCCTCTTATGTCTTCTTCGGGCTGGTGCTGGCGCTCATCGGCCTCATTTTCCTCATGGTGCTCTACCTAAACCGCCGCGGCATCCAGCGCTGGATGCGCAACTTGCGCGAGGCTTGCAGGGACCAGATGGAGGGCTACCACTACCGCTACGAGCAGGATGCAGACCCGCGCCGCGCGCCCGCTCCGGCCGCCCCTGCCGGCTCCCGAGCCACTTCTCCAGGCTCGGGTCTCTGA